In Planococcus sp. MB-3u-03, the DNA window CAGCAAATGATCGGTCGTCCGGATCAAAGTTTCCAACCCTGCCGTTAATGCCTGTTCGTCGTAATCAAAGCGCGGATGGTGATGGCCGGCTGGCAACGGGCTGGCAAAAATCATGAAAGTCGCTTTGCCTCCGCGTTCGCGGACGCGCTCGATCATATAGGTAACATCTTCTGAGGCGCCGATTGGCAAATACGGCACAATGTTCAAGCGTTTCGACCCGGTGCAGGCACGTTCCACGATTTCAGCGAACTCAAGATCTGCGTCGGCCGAAATCGCTTTTCCCATATGCTCGATTTCCAGTTCGACATCAAACATCGCTGCACTCGCCTGTAGGATGCGCAATGCATTTTCCTGCATGTATTCATCCAACTCGTTGGTCTCGCCACGCGTCTCGATTTCCATCAGCGCTCGATCGGCGATAATATTGCGTCCCGATCCCGCATGCAAGGTGCCGACATTGACACGCGTCGCCCCGTCTTTATGGCGCGAAATGCCGTGCAAATGCATTGTGGCGGATGCCGCTGCGAGCAAAGCATTACGCCCAGCATTCGGCTCTAATCCGGAATGTGCCGATTTGCCGCTGAATTTCGCGTTGATTTTGGAACTTGCCAAAAACTTGGACGTGGCCGCGGCGACGGTCCCGGACGGCAAATCGTGTATACCGACATGGCCGCTCAGGAAATAATCGGCATCGTCCAGCCAGCCTTTATCGACAACGGCTTTTGCACCGCGCCCGCCTTCTTCAGCTGGCTGGAATAAAATCGTATATTTGCCCCGAAGATTGTCTTTTTCTTTCGCTAGGTATTCAGCGAGCCCGAGCCCGACAGCGGCATGCCCGTCGTGGCCGCAGGCGTGCATCATGCCGGAAATATCCGAGCGGAAATCTTGCTGAGCCGGCACATGGCCTGAGGTATCGTCTTCTTCAATCGGCAAGGCATCGATATCAAAGCGATATGCGAAATTCGGCCCTTTTTTTCCGGTATCAAGCACAGCAGCAAATCCGGTATGCCCGCCTTTCATCCGCTCCAGAAAATCAGGAGGTACGCCATAGTCGAGTGCACGTTGTTCTTGTTGTTCCAGAAATTGCTGTTCCGGTACGCCCATGCGTTCATCGCTCGTCAAAAGATCGGTGCCATAAAACTGTTCAAAGCCTTTACTGGCTAGCTGTTCACTTAATTCGTAAGTTGTCACATATTCCGCAAAGCCGATTTCAGGATATTTATGCCGTTTACGCCTTTGCTCGATGAGATGCGGTTCGATTTCTTCCATAAACCGCTCAATAACATCTGCCATGTCCATTCCTCCTATTTATTCAATTCTGCGAGCACATCAAGCGTTGCCTGTGCCATCAGGCCGGTTCCGATCGACAATGCCTGTTCGTCGATCATAAAGCCCGGGTCATGGAGCGGCTTCTGGTTCTCCCCAACCGATGTTCCGAGCCAGTAGTAAACGCCTTCGTATTTTTTCAAGAAGCGCCCGAAATCTTCGCCTGCCATGCTTCCGATCACTTCTGGAGCAGATTCAGTACCTAATTGCCTCTTGGCAGAGTCACGAACCACTTCAGCCCAGCGTTTCGTATTGACAGTCGCCGGATAGCCATCCGAATAATCAATTTCACACGAGCCGCCCATCATTTCAGTTGTGCCTTTGACGACTTCGTGGAAGCGTTTTTTCAATAATTTCTTCGTTTCGTCTGATAAGGAACGGATTGTGCCTTCCAACACCACACTATCTGCCACGACATTATAACGGTAGCCTCCCGAGATTTTTCCGATCGTGATGACACCAGAGTCCATCGGGTTGGCGTTTCGGCTAATGATGGTTTGGATAGCAGACATCACTTGGTTGGCGATGACGATTGCATCAATCGTTTGATGTGGCATCGATGCGTGGCCGCCCGCTCCATGAATCGTGACGTGAAAACGGTCAGAATTCCCCATGATCGCCCCGTCAATGACGCCGACTTGACCGGCCGGAAGTCCAGGCCATACGTGTTGTGCCAATATGACGTCCGGCTGGTACCGTTCGAACACGCCGTCTGCCATCATCTGATCCGCACCGCCAGTCGGCGCATTTTCTTCGGCTGGCTGGAAAATGAGCAATACCGTTCCTGCGATTTCGTCTTTTTGTTGCTGGAGCAGTTTCCCAACGCCCAAAAGCATCGCTGTGTGCGCATCATGTCCGCATGCATGCATTTTTCCATCAACTTTGGATTTGAATGGAACATCCGCTTTCTCCGTAATGGGCAAGGCATCGATATCGGCGCGCAAGCCGACCGTTTTCCTGGCTTGCTCCTTCGATAACGGCCAGTACACCTGTTTTGCATATCCAGTAAAGTAATGGATGCCATATTCATCGAGCTTTTCTTGTATTTTTCGAAGTTTCCATTTCTTCGCCGCTCAGTTCAGGCTGTTCGTGGAGATCCCGGCGAAACGCGCGTATTTCTTCAAATAACTCTTGTGCTTGTTGTTTCATGGCTGTCACCTACTTTTCGTATTTAAGGAAATAAACCTTAATCATTCCGTTAATAAAAAGTGTACCGTACTTAAGCAGTAAAATGCTACCACCATTTTGATTTTCTGAATATCCTTTCAATAAAAAAGAAGCCTTCGCTACTGCAAAGGCTTCTTCAGAAGTCGAGCTATCTTAATTTTACTGAACGGTGTTATAGTATCGAATGAAATTTAGCCGTATAATGTGGCGAATTGACTTTTGCGCTGCTCGATGGCAGTGAAAATTGCACAATCGTGCACTTCATTGTATTTGATGCCGAGTGTTTCCAAATATTCAGCCAGTTCGGCGTAAAGCTTCTCATAGATTTCCATGAATGCCGGGTCGGTGAGTTCGCTGATCGTTTTCGTATAGTCATCCGCCTGTTCCGTTTCGCCCGCTTGCCTCATGACATACAGCTCGCTTAAGGTATGGATCAAATG includes these proteins:
- a CDS encoding M20 metallopeptidase family protein; protein product: MYWPLSKEQARKTVGLRADIDALPITEKADVPFKSKVDGKMHACGHDAHTAMLLGVGKLLQQQKDEIAGTVLLIFQPAEENAPTGGADQMMADGVFERYQPDVILAQHVWPGLPAGQVGVIDGAIMGNSDRFHVTIHGAGGHASMPHQTIDAIVIANQVMSAIQTIISRNANPMDSGVITIGKISGGYRYNVVADSVVLEGTIRSLSDETKKLLKKRFHEVVKGTTEMMGGSCEIDYSDGYPATVNTKRWAEVVRDSAKRQLGTESAPEVIGSMAGEDFGRFLKKYEGVYYWLGTSVGENQKPLHDPGFMIDEQALSIGTGLMAQATLDVLAELNK
- a CDS encoding amidohydrolase is translated as MADVIERFMEEIEPHLIEQRRKRHKYPEIGFAEYVTTYELSEQLASKGFEQFYGTDLLTSDERMGVPEQQFLEQQEQRALDYGVPPDFLERMKGGHTGFAAVLDTGKKGPNFAYRFDIDALPIEEDDTSGHVPAQQDFRSDISGMMHACGHDGHAAVGLGLAEYLAKEKDNLRGKYTILFQPAEEGGRGAKAVVDKGWLDDADYFLSGHVGIHDLPSGTVAAATSKFLASSKINAKFSGKSAHSGLEPNAGRNALLAAASATMHLHGISRHKDGATRVNVGTLHAGSGRNIIADRALMEIETRGETNELDEYMQENALRILQASAAMFDVELEIEHMGKAISADADLEFAEIVERACTGSKRLNIVPYLPIGASEDVTYMIERVRERGGKATFMIFASPLPAGHHHPRFDYDEQALTAGLETLIRTTDHLLKEDETREKLAD